From the genome of Actinacidiphila yeochonensis CN732, one region includes:
- the eccD gene encoding type VII secretion integral membrane protein EccD, with protein sequence MSDSVAGLCRLTVKAPDASFELGVPVDVTLADLLPVLVDHGGGDLHDQGLEHGGWTVQRLGQAPLDEEGTPRSLDLRDGETLYLRARNETLPEVAVDDIVAGVAEVLRGRGDTWNAGLARRVLLGLAVAALAGGLATLALPGTEAVRAGVAAGMAVLLVLCAAAASRAVGDAGGGGALGVMAVPYLALAGALAPTGAGHETMTGARLLAAGAAGAGASVLALAAVAACAPLFLGAFTAALLAAAGGVAVACGLSLPQAAAVVAVLAVVVGGLVPGLAFRMSGLRLPLLPSNAEQLQEGIEPHAPQFVASRAALADGYLTALYAALGLVTAACATVLLSVDRTGSAAGWPVPVLVLVLSALLLLHARNVGSLWQRLSLVVPGGYGPLLAAVLAAVHGGMPERLLLVAVLAVAAAAAAIAAWTVPGRRLVPYWGRIGDLLQTTCAVMLVPLVVLIAGAYHHLRGLKG encoded by the coding sequence GTGAGCGACAGCGTTGCCGGACTGTGCCGTCTGACCGTCAAGGCCCCGGACGCCAGCTTCGAACTCGGTGTCCCCGTCGACGTCACCCTGGCCGACCTGCTGCCCGTCCTCGTCGACCACGGCGGCGGCGACCTGCACGACCAGGGCCTGGAACACGGCGGTTGGACCGTGCAGCGGCTCGGCCAGGCCCCGCTGGACGAGGAGGGCACGCCGCGCTCCCTGGACCTGCGCGACGGCGAGACGCTGTACCTGCGGGCCCGCAACGAGACGCTGCCCGAGGTGGCCGTCGACGACATCGTGGCCGGCGTCGCCGAGGTGCTGCGCGGCCGCGGGGACACCTGGAACGCCGGACTGGCCCGCCGGGTGCTGCTCGGGCTGGCCGTCGCGGCCCTGGCCGGCGGGCTCGCGACGCTGGCGCTGCCGGGCACCGAGGCCGTGCGCGCGGGGGTGGCGGCGGGGATGGCGGTGCTGCTCGTGCTGTGCGCCGCCGCGGCCTCCCGTGCGGTCGGCGACGCCGGCGGCGGCGGCGCCCTCGGCGTCATGGCGGTGCCGTACCTGGCCCTGGCCGGGGCACTGGCGCCCACCGGGGCCGGCCACGAGACGATGACCGGCGCCCGGCTGCTGGCCGCCGGCGCGGCCGGGGCCGGCGCCTCCGTCCTGGCGCTGGCCGCGGTGGCCGCCTGCGCGCCGCTGTTCCTGGGCGCGTTCACCGCGGCGCTGCTGGCCGCGGCCGGCGGCGTCGCGGTCGCCTGCGGGCTGTCGCTGCCGCAGGCCGCGGCGGTGGTCGCGGTGCTCGCCGTGGTCGTCGGCGGCCTCGTCCCCGGCCTCGCCTTCCGGATGTCCGGGCTGCGGCTGCCGCTGCTGCCGTCCAACGCGGAGCAGCTGCAGGAGGGCATCGAGCCGCACGCCCCGCAGTTCGTCGCCTCCCGGGCGGCCCTCGCCGACGGCTACCTCACCGCCCTGTACGCGGCGCTCGGCCTGGTCACCGCCGCCTGCGCCACCGTGCTGCTCTCGGTCGACCGCACCGGGTCGGCGGCCGGCTGGCCGGTGCCGGTCCTCGTCCTGGTGCTCAGCGCCCTGCTGCTGCTCCACGCCCGCAACGTCGGCAGCCTGTGGCAGCGCCTGTCGCTGGTGGTGCCCGGCGGCTACGGCCCGCTGCTGGCGGCCGTGCTGGCCGCCGTCCACGGCGGCATGCCCGAACGGCTGCTGCTGGTCGCGGTGCTGGCGGTGGCCGCCGCCGCGGCCGCGATCGCCGCGTGGACGGTGCCCGGCCGCCGGCTGGTGCCGTACTGGGGGCGGATCGGCGACCTGCTCCAGACCACGTGCGCGGTGATGCTGGTGCCGCTCGTGGTGCTGATCGCCGGCGCCTACCACCACCTTCGCGGGCTCAAGGGCTGA
- the eccB gene encoding type VII secretion protein EccB — MQSRRDQVQAHLFVMGRLSSSMLRGDPDTPDAPESRNWRGVMGGVVLAALAAVGVALYGLIVPGTTSSWRTPGALVLVSGTSSRYLYVGDALHPVLNEASAKLLAGTQMSVHTVSARSLAGTPHGAPVGIQGAPDMLPGSGDGLYDGTWWACAGSTADTSGGAARSTLQVSAGQVSGGRGLTAGQAALVSSPDGRTQMLWQGRRYPLDTAHGVPAALGWSGEAPYRVGDAFLDTLPAGPSVAPPEVAGRGSAGPALSGAPTRYGQVFTATGGQHLLLTKAGLVPLTPLLYDVVIGDPRTQAQAYQGGAVTARTIGAADLAAHQAPASAGTALAQGLPESAPRLVTAGTGQDVCSAVSPGGSAPTTTVSIVDRAAVPSAVADTEPGVQPGCLAADGVTVPAGEGALVRGLSSAGWGAYEYLVTDAGVAYPLTADGAKQLGYSDAAAVALPTAWLQLLPSGPRLDPSVLADGGVVREQAGAPACGAPRAGRHAGPVREPRRGPPARERPRRRRPER, encoded by the coding sequence ATGCAGTCCAGAAGGGACCAGGTCCAGGCGCACCTGTTCGTCATGGGCAGGCTCTCGTCGAGCATGCTGCGCGGCGACCCGGACACCCCCGACGCCCCGGAGTCCCGCAACTGGCGCGGCGTCATGGGCGGCGTCGTCCTGGCCGCGCTGGCCGCGGTCGGGGTGGCCCTCTACGGGCTGATCGTCCCCGGCACCACCTCGTCGTGGCGAACCCCCGGCGCGCTGGTACTGGTCAGCGGGACCAGCTCCCGGTACCTGTACGTGGGGGACGCCCTGCACCCGGTGCTCAACGAGGCGTCGGCGAAGCTCCTCGCGGGCACTCAGATGTCGGTGCACACCGTCAGCGCCCGCTCGCTGGCCGGCACCCCGCACGGCGCGCCGGTCGGCATCCAGGGCGCGCCGGACATGCTGCCCGGCAGCGGCGACGGCCTGTACGACGGCACCTGGTGGGCCTGCGCGGGAAGCACCGCCGACACCTCCGGCGGCGCCGCCCGCAGCACCCTCCAGGTCTCGGCCGGCCAGGTCTCCGGCGGCCGGGGGCTCACCGCCGGCCAGGCCGCCCTCGTCTCCTCGCCCGACGGCCGGACGCAGATGCTCTGGCAGGGCCGGCGCTACCCGCTGGACACCGCGCACGGCGTGCCGGCGGCCCTCGGCTGGTCCGGCGAGGCCCCGTACCGCGTCGGCGACGCCTTCCTGGACACCCTGCCCGCCGGGCCGTCCGTCGCGCCGCCCGAGGTGGCCGGACGCGGCTCGGCCGGGCCGGCCCTCAGCGGCGCGCCGACCCGCTACGGCCAGGTGTTCACCGCCACCGGCGGCCAGCACCTGCTGCTCACCAAGGCGGGCCTGGTGCCGCTCACCCCGCTGCTGTACGACGTGGTCATCGGCGATCCGCGCACCCAGGCGCAGGCCTACCAGGGCGGCGCGGTGACCGCCCGCACCATCGGCGCGGCCGACCTGGCCGCCCACCAGGCCCCGGCGTCGGCGGGCACCGCGCTCGCCCAGGGGCTGCCGGAGTCCGCGCCGCGGCTGGTCACGGCGGGCACCGGCCAGGACGTCTGCTCGGCCGTCAGCCCGGGCGGCTCGGCGCCGACCACCACCGTCTCCATCGTCGACCGGGCGGCGGTGCCCTCCGCCGTCGCGGACACCGAGCCCGGCGTCCAGCCCGGCTGCCTGGCCGCCGACGGCGTCACCGTGCCGGCCGGCGAGGGCGCCCTCGTCCGCGGACTCTCCTCGGCCGGATGGGGCGCCTACGAGTACCTGGTGACCGACGCCGGGGTCGCCTACCCACTCACCGCGGACGGGGCGAAGCAGCTCGGCTACTCGGACGCCGCCGCGGTGGCGCTGCCCACCGCCTGGCTCCAACTGCTCCCCTCCGGGCCGCGGCTGGACCCGTCGGTGCTGGCCGACGGCGGCGTGGTGCGGGAGCAGGCCGGCGCCCCGGCCTGCGGGGCACCCCGGGCGGGCCGCCACGCCGGGCCCGTCCGCGAGCCCCGGCGCGGGCCACCCGCCCGGGAACGGCCCCGGAGGCGGCGGCCCGAGCGGTGA